Sequence from the Acropora muricata isolate sample 2 chromosome 10, ASM3666990v1, whole genome shotgun sequence genome:
ggagagggcctggagcccattgtgttaccatggaaatgtcacagtggacgtaTTATGAAACTTTGTGATGAGgataacaactgtactaagtttcagcTCTATACAGTGAAAGTTGTGAGAGATAATaaactttttgtgattttacagcacgttttgtccaaaaaatgacgtcacaagtaatctaatttgcataaattaaagtcttgaataactcggcaaccaagagtgctatcacaataaaataaacgccattcttcatcattttgaaagatctttcaaatgaactaataaaaaatttcacttcataggcactttaagtcAACATCTTACAATAGCTTTGATCCCAAATTATATTTCCTTCCTCTAACTACAGAATAATATAAATTGATGTAGCCATTGTTATACGTTAAATGATTAGCCCTgaataataactataatattCATTTGGTGATTGAATAAtagtcatcatcatcagcaataataataatacttataataataattttgttgtccTAAGTTGTCTGTATAGTTCTAGTGATGTTAGCACCATTGTGCATGAATTCTGTCAGTGTGCAGGTgttaaattaataaaattttatAACACTGTTAGTACATTGCTGCTGCTTCAGCTTCAGAAGACAGACACATTGTGTATCTCGAGAACTTTTCTCAGGCTTTCTTAAGTTCAGCCTTTAATGATTCCTGTGAAAGAATCATCTTTTGTATTGTACGTAATTGCTTTGTAATGAAGTAGTCATTGACTTACATTATAATATTTgagaaaatttaatgaaaaaataaataaaagcttTAGTTAGGTATAACTACATAGTGTTGTAACTTTAATACAGTAACTGAGAGtagtaaaaaatgaaaacaattttttctcttAGGAAAGGTGCTCCATCAACTCCTCTTGTAAGTGTTGCAATCACAAAGTAAGTATactatttatttttcatttaaaatcaATGAGAAAAGTTAGAAGTAAACATTGAAGAGGTGGTTTAATCTGTCATACAGTAGTGATGAGGTTTTTATTAAGATTTGTAGTGATTTTCTTCCAGCGTGTTGCCACTTATACGTAGCATTTGACTTAATATTTTCTCCGTGCATGTGCATGTTGTCAACTACCATTATAAACAGAAATTCCAAaataagttttgttttggaatttccattttctctgtagcaaaatttaatttgattaTGTTAATTTATGGCAGTAATGAGAATGATCATATTGATtagaaaattaatgataattataatagagttaaatgcaatttaacttagttaacgaccaggagcaagttgcacagtttgtcaggcgtggcgtggcgtagcGTTGCGGGGCGTGGGGTTAGCATTAGGGTTCGTTgcggggggtgcctgaagcgttttgtagcgcgggtgtcttgttgggctgtggggtgcttgcccagggcatTTTCGGGcacttctagtggtcagcggctcctttgcgtattagacgtgcgcctgcgcatggcctcgtggctttggcttggctcagcgttcggtgtggtggcgttcgtgtgctttctagtttttcccctccctcctctccctattcgggggggcaggggcttctcctcaatagtttctccattgaacgtactgttcagtgtgacgggtgcttgatttggggtcttaggtggcgggcggggctcgtggctgggttgcgggaagggcaggcttatgggggtgtcccaccgtcctgggtttgggttgttggggtcagtccccagatccttgagcacccaacctccatttgtgACACAGGCGTTAATGGTTTATAACAGCTACATTTTCACCAGAAAACTAAATCACTTGTTAGTGGATGAGTTTAAAAATAGTTTCACTTTATCAATATTTTGAATTCCTTTAAATATCATTAGCTAACCATGGTCCTCATGTGTACAAACCAAGATTAATACCAGCAGAAGGTGATTTAGGCTGTTGTGTGCTGGACAAGCACTAAGACAATTTACTCTAAATTGTAACTTGCATACTGTTAAGCAGTTTTGGTGAGCTCACTGTACATTGTTATTTCTTCAGGATTATGACTGAAGTGTTAGCTCGCAATTTAGTCCCAGGAGCTGTATGTTCACTGGTTTGTGGAGGTGCAGATATTGGGTAAAaattgattttgcattttatttcattttaagttttaatCCTTCAATTCCAATCATTTTCTGCATAATAATTTGATGGTTGATTTTATAGAATTGTACAAAGTTCAATCCTTTATTTATAAGTAGATTTACCAAAAAGAACATGCAGGAGAGTGAAGTTGATGAAAACTTAAGATTGAATGAACCCTAAATTGTTTCACAGGTCAAGCATCTGTAAAAATCTAGCTATTATCTAGCTATTGGAGTGTGATTagcataataattttattttgaaaattatgtaGAAAAAATTTATAGAAAGGTTAACTAAAATTATTTTGGTATACAGTATGTTAATTACATAGTAAAATATATTATTAATGGtgctttaataatttttttatgggTCCAAACATTTAATTTAGTAATTCACTTTAGTTAATAGCACAGTATCAGTAAAAGTATTTATAAAATTTATTAATAagagttatgaccaatcaatatgtggtatttgagtcacatgtttACTTatgtaaaccccaatacaaatcaacttcCTAAAGGCAAGGGGAGACTTTGGAAAGACAACAGGGAAGGCATGGGTTGATGAATTATGAATTAGTTGAATTATCAATAGGATTAACTTTTATATTAATTAAGATCTCTAACTCACCTTATTGGAACGCTCAACTTTAATAAAGACAAATTCTGTACAAGGTTTACCAGGGAATGTGTCTAAATATCGTTAGGGAACCTGATCGATGGAAATGGGCCtgatcaattaattttttttagtggATCAGAATTGGTACTGATCTGTAGGCTCTAGTTGCCATTTCCGACAATGATTAAAACTTTGCTGATTCAATGGGAGCCAGATACATTCTAATGTGGATAATCAGGTATCACTTTTATCTGATAAAGATATTATGTGATCCTGCAAAGGTGTCTCGAAACCAACACTGATAATGTTACCTGTACGTGCAATGACTTTGCAATGAATATCTGATCTGACAATGTTCTGTCCCCTATTTTCTTGGCTAAAACACTTTAAAATTCCTCCAGCAAGGATTCTTCAATCACACTTTTTGGATTCAAAGGTCGGGAATGCATTCAGTGTGCTATCTCATGCTTAGAGATGCTCTTCTGTCTTCAGCGttgttgaataattaattttgctgTTAAATTCTTCATGAAACAATTTGATACAGAAATTCTTCATAATTATTGCCTGGTGTTGTCTTCTATAAGAAATCACCCATGAAGGCATTTGTTGCTAATTTTGTTTGGACACATTTTACAAAGACAAGATATAATATGGCAATAAACAGTTGCCTTTACCCAGCCTGTTTTTGCATTGAAAACTCAATCATTCACGCTTTGCTTTAGTTGATGTAAACATTGCCCGGTATAATTTTTGACAGTAATGTAGTGTGACCGACAACTTCAAGcctttgataaatgctgacagaTGTAAGGCAAGATTTGATGACCTCTGTTAATTGGCCCATTGGAGTTTGACCTGTTGCCAATTCCACTTCATTCggtaccaataattattatcgttACCGAACAAAAACAgaatcagaaaaaaattaattggcACCCAGTTGATTGGCATATTTGGACTGGCTGTTTTAAATGCTCATATATATGCATAATGGCCTTCTGCTCAAATTTTATCTATGACTTGTTATGTATCTAGTACTTGTTAAATTTAAACTGGTAGATAATGAACTGGagcttcagaaaaaaaaaattaattcttcttgacattttgaaattttagtCAAGCTATGGCAGAGGATGAAAGAGTTGACCTGTTGTCCTTCACTGGTAGCACAGCGGTAAGAAGAAAGCTCTCGAATAATAAATTCATCATTTTCTTCAAAAGCAATTAAAGCTCAGTGGAAGTTTATTTgagaaaaagcattttttttttttacataattgTAAACCCAGCACTGTAATTTAATTTCAGGTTGGAAGAAAAGTTGGCACAACAGTACAAAGCAGATTTGGTTAGTAAATGAACATACAGAGCTTTTTTGGCTTTTCCTGTAGTCCCGTAGGTTAAATATTGGAGGGACTACCTTGCATTTGCAATGATGATGTGCATACATTTGCCATAATTATCTAGTTCAGATTCAGTGCCTTGTTAAGTTCTGCAATCTAGTATAGCTTGGTTTTATCTCCAGTCTGTTCTTGTTTAGCACCTGAACCAAATTAAAGCTGCTCTAGCTTCACGTTCAGgttcatattaatttttattcacaCCATATTCAAATTACAGTTACAACAGTGGCAAATAGATAGAAAAATTGATAAGAAAATAGAAGAACAATGGCTGATTATCTTTTACAATGTAGAGGTATTTACGGTAGCGGTTTAAGTTGCCTGCTAGCTACCACTGGTCTTAATTGAAATTCACATCTAAGCCAGTTGTGTATGCTCAGGAAAACcaataatattaaattattgGAATATGACCACTTACACTGTACAGCATTATTGAGCAGCCAATAACATGATTAATTAACCTTATTAAGCTTAAACAATAACTAATATCATTCACTTCAAGGTACTGTACATCTCTAAGTTACTGTATTAGAAGGAGTTACAGTTCAGTTTAATAGGAACTGTTTCCCGGATTTCTAGTGCTGATTTTTGAAACCTAATATTTTCCATCTTTTAGGAAGAAAAATTTTGGAACTTGGTGGCAATAATGCTATTATTGGTAAGCTGCTTTCTTACATAGTGTATTTGATGGAGAATatggaaatgaagaaaaattatGTTGTAAATATTGTATGATAAATATCATTCATTGAAATATTGAACATTTATCACTCCTTGCTTACTTTAGTAGACGTACTGCAAGCTATCATATTCCTTGTGGTAAGGGCTCTTATATTCCAAtgagataaaagaaaaattattatcTTTCAGTGATGGATGATGCTGATTTAGATCTTGCCATTCCATCAGTGCTGTTTGCTTCAGTAGGCACTGCAGGTCAGAGGTGTACCACAACAAGAAGGCTGGTAAGAAGAATGTTTCTTTGGAATCTGGTTCAATCCAGTTCTTAATATAACATTTATGTACAATGTTAAGTTCCGTCACCCCCCTCGCCCCCCTTGTGCCCTTACCATCCAGATTCTatttgttcaaaggttggataggaATATCCAGGTATAAGTACTGGTTCTAtataactgaaacaaaaaacactACATTAAGATATTTATTCTTAACTGTAACTGCTAGTGAACTTCCACCAGAAAAAACCACACATtcttaaataattatataaacagTGGATGCCATGAATTAATTATTCTAGAAATGTTTACAAGTTCACACGTCCAACTAACATAACATTGTAAGCTAATTGACTGCCACGATGCATGTTGTATTACAACACTGTGCGTTGTGCCACTTGATAAACAAAATTGATTCAGTAATAAAACACATTGTCTTCTGTGAAAGTCTTTGTTGAAATTACAGTGTAAAAGTGAGAAAGCAAAATTAACGGATCATTATGGCAATAACACAAAATAATTATAGTCTTGGGTTAATTCATTGAATCTTTTCTCTTTATTCTTATTGCTCAATTGATGTGATGATAATTTTATggtaattaaaaaataattttatatcaATGTGATAATTGCAGACAATTCATGAGACAATTCATGATGAAGTGGTGGATCGCTTAACAAAGGCTTATGCTCAAGTAAGAATAGGAGACCCACTGAATGGTAAGGATAATCTTGTGATGGTGTGCTATGACAAAtattcttgatttctttttcagtgtTAGATGTTGAACCCAACTTTAATGTTGGAAGTACGTCAATCTCTGTGCCTCCATGGAGCATTCCAAAAAATTTTAGTGACTGGTGAAGTTATAAGCTTTGaagaatgcaatttctgagCACCCTATCTCCcttaaaaaatcaaataaaaatactgtttggtgctgaattccaaaatattttcttataataatattattttgtcacATTGTTCTTTTAATCATTGCATATGGGTTCTTTATTACTCTTTCTCAGAGGATACGCTTTATGGTCCTGTTCATTCTGAAATGGCCATTAATATTTACAAGCAAGCACTGGAAGATGTCAAGAAGCAAGGTGGAACTATTGCTTGTGGTGGAAAGGTAAGAGATCGTCGGCTGTTGTCGAATGTTAATTCAATGACTTAAATGTTACATTTTGTTAGGTATGTTctctaaaaattaataatgaaaataagCCAGTTCATGGTTCCACAAAACTCCTGTGTACAGGTGTCATTTAATTTTCTACAGTTGCCATGAAAAAGGCACTACTTTGCATTGAAGGTCTTGTCGTCAGATGGTGTCTTGCTTGTGGATTGGGTAACAGTTACTTTGTACCTAAGAGGAAGGAGGAGATGTCCCAGACAAAGTGCAATTTCTGGACCTCCCGGTCCAGTTTGGTCTAAAGGCTGATCAAGTAAAGGTTTCTTACAGAAACATTTACGCCCTTTAGTGTATGTGCTACCAAGGATGAGGAGAACAAGTGAAAAATTTGATAGCATACTTGTCACATTGATGGACTAATAGTTAATAGTTATGGATTGGAATTAATCTGGTAATTTAATTTTGACTAAACAATTTTTATCCATATATTTAGGTCTTAGAGGGACCTGGCTACTACGTTGAACCAACCATTGTCACTGATCTTGCTCATGATGCAGAAATAGTGCACAGGGAATCTTTTGTCCCTATCCTTTATGTGCTCAAGTGCAAGGTACACGTGTGTTCATTCAATAAGTACTACGCCTTTTTTAATCAAGCCAAGGTTGTTATCATGCACAGAATCAAGCCATGCAGgaaaaaatattcaagttcaaCTGCACTAATAATGTATCAGATGATAATTTTACAGTTCACATATTTTCTGCATGGCACCATTTGGCTCGGGGGTAACAAGTATTGTCAGGTGCATCTAACATCACTCCAACTGAAGAATCCTTTGAGATAGGCATTAAATGTATATGTAATTATCAGTAGAGGAACTTCAAAATCATTTTTGGTGAGAAAAGGAGATTTGATGACAATTACGTGAAAATAATGAAGTTGCATCTACCAGCAACTTATTCTTGATGTATAGGCACTGTACTGTATGTaagtggatttctagtttctaaagaaactgtggtgctgtgtcggtgggagagattgaaacaaaaatttggttttatcaaacgagttgataaaggtttaattaccaccgtgaaagatttagaaagctaccaccgtgaaagatttagctttctaaatctttcacggtggtaattcaacctttaccaactcatttgataaaaccaaacttttgtatGTAAGTGGGTTGTTTTTGTCTTCTAATGAGGTACAAAATCTGTTtgcaaaaatcaaattgctgTTACTGGAAATTCACCACAAACATGATCAGTCTCCTTGCTTGCAACAAGAGAATAAGCTGTCCTATCCACAAGTGATCATTCTATTAGTAATTacctgagtttttttttttcgtaagaGCTTTGAAGAGGCTGTAGGCTACAACAATGAAGTAAAGCAAGGATTGTCCAGTAGCATATTCACTAAGGATATTGCCAAAGTGTTCAACTGGATGGGGTAAGTGCTTAACCTGTTTAAAACACACTTGATAAAGTCTTCATCTCCCCACAGTACAGTAGATTTGTACACAAGTCAGATATGTACACACACATCTGTCATAGGTCAGGGTTGTACATATAAGACCCAACAACTGGCAAACTTTGCTGGTTGCTTTCATTGGACAAAAAATTGCCTTGCCAAAATGCCTTCATAATGCATTTTCTGGCATAAGCATTTCTAATCATTTCCTTGCTGTTTACTTTTAAGAACCCCCGCCTGACTCTAATTAAACTTAATTTGTAACACCATGAAGGTTAAAATAGATTTCAGCTCAAATAGTTTCGCAACCTTGTTTGATTTCTCCTTTCTTCCtcgaatttctctttttttccaaattattcGAAATCAAACCACtgggttgaaatcattttgacatgaatttcatttttacCAAGACCACAATACATAATTATGTGGAAATTCCACTGACAGGTTCTTATTCTTAGTACTGGCTTTAACTATGGTGAATATTTTCACCAATGGAACAATGTATCCATAAGGcacaagaataataattgctcTCCCTCTGTAAAAATAATCCTCTTTGAGATCGGCCATGTGCTTGTCAATGAAGTAAATAGGCTTGAGATCCAGCAGTTCTGGTTCCATAAGTGCTAGAAACTCTTTGAGTTTTGTAAATTGTATAAAATTTAGCATTATTTAATTTACTTCACTTTGACAAGAAGCATCCCCTAGGGGGGTGAGTGGTATTAAAATGccttatttaattctttgatcgtgagtgggcggtatcctgagaatcctgcaatctgattggttccgggagcgggcagtattttcctatctcctgaccatggtcatggtaaccaactacgcaaagcgcaaagtgaagttgcgaattgaaagagcgaggtttcaatttgtcttaattgttttttgcaatagataaagcagtgttattgttcaactttctcataaaaatgtaaaaatgttcctgaccaattcattttattgtacatttgttgacacgttgatgagacaatgtctaaaataaaaacataacttttccagtttttcttaacagtttctcctacctcctaaaaatagaacttagaaataaataaaaatgttattcaccggccttggtcgggccgtattgggaaaaactgtgccctctgtctcgagtgcggcctcgggccgtactcgagacctcgggcacagtttttcccaatacggccctcctggccggtgaataacatatatttaaTGTGAAAGAGACATGTACAGTATGTCCAGAATTGTTTGATAATGAGATGCTTGACAAATGCAATGGTCTTCTTGGATGTCACCAAGTGCAGCTCAACTGCATTTTGAATAACCCTAAAAAAGTTTACACCAAACATCAACATTTCTGTTAACACTACACTATGTGGCTGAAACTGTGAATTAATGCCAAGCTAATTACTAAGGAGGAATTATAACTTTGGATGATTGTTTATCCCAAAAGGAAGCCTTGTCTTGTCTTCCAAGTGTACATGTTGTGTGATAGTTTTGGATGGGCGTGAAGTTACTGTTATGGTACTTGTAAATCCACTTTGAAAGCACTCTAAGAGCTATGCCACTCATACCATCCACAAAAGAACACAGTGCCACCTCTGCTGTCAGGACTCAGAGTTGAGTTACCCTATTTATTTTGTCCATTTCTGATTTCATAGACCACTTGGGTCTGACTGTGGACTTGTCAATGTCAATATTCCAACAAGTGGAGCAGAAATTGGAGGTGCTTTTGGTAAGTCAATAATTAACAATCACTCTTTGAAAATGAGGTGAATATTGGCAGAATGTTTGCCAAGCGGGGAAGCGGCAAGGGAAATAATCTGCCGCTATTcaccgagattgaaaagaataatattattgttttagtataatactcactcagtgatcttaacaacattttttGTGGCCTTTGTGTTTTATGGTACAGCATCTTCTTGGATTTTCTATATTTCCGCTTCACTAATGGTGGCCAAATGTGAGTTTACACtggccattttcttttgtttgttttgatcaaACCAAtgagattgcttgaaacaccaagatcactgagtgagtatatactaataattattgttataactaCAATTATTCTTGTAGGGGTGAAAGGTTTTGAACTTTTAAAAGGTGTGGTGTGACATTAGTAGGAAAGTGAAACACACACATTAAGTTTATACCTAGTGAAAGGGTCAAATTAActccttagaaaaaaaaattaacaatcatTCCATGAgcacgcgttggatatgagatggtaaatagccaacaaggcgcgtagcgccaagttggctataaccagtctcatatccaacaagcacgaatggaataataatttattaaataataatttattaaattccttaaactccaaaaatttgaagtacgaaatacgagcgaagtcgaaaaaaacttgatgaagatgcaatGTTTTGTTAAGCCTTGTgatcagacagacgtaggctcatcacaaataatatttcttgccttttcgcttagttctaaacgtcggcattgatccaaactttccacaaaaaagtttttttttttcttttttggctttattcagagaaaaattttgctttccggcgaaaacatttttagcttagcaatgGTTagtgcaatcatttaccatataaggtcaaactaaggtatatgagctgataaccaagattgagtgaaccaatcagagtacgcgaaatgcattatcagAGGTtaagaatttaataataattattattagtgattACAAAGCTAACATTTCAAGCATAAGACCTTTGCTCTTACAAAGGGTTATTATGTTGTAAACGTCAGCATGGAACTGTCATACCATAACAAGGAATGTACAACTGGGCATCACATAAATACTTCAGGCTATTAATGACCATTCATGTTTAGTACATGAAGTAAATCGTGGAAGATCTTGACACTTATCATGCATGTCTTTTTCCATGATAGGTGGTGAGAAACACACCGGTGGCGGCCGAGAATCTGGCAGCGATGCATGGAAAGCTTACATGAGGAGATCAACTTGGTAAATGTTcatgttttgaatatttttaggTTAAAtaaacataacaataataatgataaatacaTGAAGATCAGTGTTGTATGGTGCATGCATATTCTCAATGTTGCACTTCATATTATggacaaaaaagtaaaaaaaaaagctcctGATGTCTGGAAAACGTGTACTGGACTGAAATAAAAGCAAGTGTCCCAAAGGACTTTGTCCAAGATTCAAGAAATTGGTGTTAAAAGTTGTTTGTTCAATTACCTACTAAACGCatcaacattaaaattaatgtggATAACTTTGAGAGGGGAATAGGATAAAATGAAGGAGTCATTCATTGCAACCATGTAGTTGGGTATATAACAAGGTTTTCTACTCATTGAACAACTTGGGCTAACCA
This genomic interval carries:
- the LOC136930903 gene encoding alpha-aminoadipic semialdehyde dehydrogenase-like isoform X2, yielding MAEETLLIDEAKYSWLKDLGLKAENDGVFNGSWGGKGQTVTSVSPSNGRPIARVRQGSLEDYSETVKCAKEAWKYWAMTPAPKRGEIVRQIGQALRDNLENLGKLIALEVGKIKPEGVGEVQEFIDICDYAVGLSRMMDGKVLPSERPGHALLEQWNPVGLVGVITAFNFPCAVFGWNSSISMVCGNVNLWKGAPSTPLVSVAITKIMTEVLARNLVPGAVCSLVCGGADIGQAMAEDERVDLLSFTGSTAVGRKVGTTVQSRFGRKILELGGNNAIIVMDDADLDLAIPSVLFASVGTAGQRCTTTRRLTIHETIHDEVVDRLTKAYAQVRIGDPLNEDTLYGPVHSEMAINIYKQALEDVKKQGGTIACGGKVLEGPGYYVEPTIVTDLAHDAEIVHRESFVPILYVLKCKSFEEAVGYNNEVKQGLSSSIFTKDIAKVFNWMGPLGSDCGLVNVNIPTSGAEIGGAFGGEKHTGGGRESGSDAWKAYMRRSTCTINFGKDLPLAQGIKFG
- the LOC136930903 gene encoding alpha-aminoadipic semialdehyde dehydrogenase-like isoform X1 is translated as MAVRVLSFAPKNLAFRSIFLGLSRASFCSAQEETLLIDEAKYSWLKDLGLKAENDGVFNGSWGGKGQTVTSVSPSNGRPIARVRQGSLEDYSETVKCAKEAWKYWAMTPAPKRGEIVRQIGQALRDNLENLGKLIALEVGKIKPEGVGEVQEFIDICDYAVGLSRMMDGKVLPSERPGHALLEQWNPVGLVGVITAFNFPCAVFGWNSSISMVCGNVNLWKGAPSTPLVSVAITKIMTEVLARNLVPGAVCSLVCGGADIGQAMAEDERVDLLSFTGSTAVGRKVGTTVQSRFGRKILELGGNNAIIVMDDADLDLAIPSVLFASVGTAGQRCTTTRRLTIHETIHDEVVDRLTKAYAQVRIGDPLNEDTLYGPVHSEMAINIYKQALEDVKKQGGTIACGGKVLEGPGYYVEPTIVTDLAHDAEIVHRESFVPILYVLKCKSFEEAVGYNNEVKQGLSSSIFTKDIAKVFNWMGPLGSDCGLVNVNIPTSGAEIGGAFGGEKHTGGGRESGSDAWKAYMRRSTCTINFGKDLPLAQGIKFG